The Drosophila nasuta strain 15112-1781.00 chromosome 2L, ASM2355853v1, whole genome shotgun sequence genome window below encodes:
- the LOC132797846 gene encoding myosin heavy chain, muscle isoform X26, which yields MPKPAASQEDEDPTPYLFVSLEQRRIDQSKPYDSKKNCWVPDEKEGYLLGDIKATKGDIVSVGLPGGETKDFKKDQLQQVNPPKYEKAEDMSNLTYLNDASVLHNLRQRYYNKLIYTYSGLFCVAINPYKRYPVYTNRCAKMYRGKRRNEVPPHIFAISDGAYVDMLTNHVNQSMLITGESGAGKTENTKKVIAYFATVGASTKKDESQKNKGSLEDQVVQTNPVLEAFGNAKTVRNDNSSRFGKFIRIHFGPTGKLAGADIETYLLEKARVISQQSLERSYHIFYQIMSGAVAGVKDYCLLSNNIYDYRIVSQGKTTIPSVNDAEEWVAVDQAFDILGFTKQEKEDVYRITAAVMHMGGMKFKQRGREEQAEQDGEEEGGRVSKLFGCDTAELYKNLLKPRIKVGNEFVTQGRNVQQVTNSIGALCKGVFDRLFKWLVKKCNETLDTKQKRQHFIGVLDIAGFEIFDYNGFEQLCINFTNEKLQQFFNHHMFVLEQEEYQREGIEWTFIDFGMDLQLCIDLIEKPMGILSILEEESMFPKATDQTFSEKLTNTHLGKSAPFQKPKPPKPGQQAAHFAIGHYAGVVAYNITGWLEKNKDPLNDTVVDQFKKSQNKLLIEIFADHAGQSGGGEQAKGGRGKKGGGFATVSSAYKEQLNSLMTTLRSTQPHFVRCIIPNEMKQPGVVDAHLVMHQLTCNGVLEGIRICRKGFPNRMVYPDFKMRYMILAPAVMAAEKLPKNAATKCLEAVGLDADLYRIGNTKVFFRAGVLGQMEEFRDERLGKIMSWMQAWARGYLARKGFKKLQEQRVALKVVQRNLRKYLQLRTWPWYKLWQKIKPLLNVSRIEDEIARLEEKAKKAEELHAAEVKVRKELEALNAKLLAEKTALLDSLSGEKGQLQDFQERNAKLQAQKNDLENQLRDIQERLTQEEDARNQLFQQKKKADQEISGLKKDIEDLELNIQKAEQDKATKDHQIRNLNDEIAHQDELINKLNKEKKMQGESNQKTGEELQAAEDKINHLNKVKAKLEQTLDELEDSLEREKKVRGDVEKSKRKVEGDLKLTQEAVADLERNKKELEQTIQRKDKELSSITAKLEDEQVVVGKHQRQIKELQARIEELEEEVEAERQARAKAEKQRADLARELEELGERLEEAGGATSAQIELNKKREAELSKLRRDLEEANIQHESTLANLRKKHNDAVAEMAEQVDQLNKLKAKAEHDRQTCHNELNQTRTACDQLARDKAAQEKIAKQLQHTLNEVQSKLDETNRTLNDFDASKKKLSIENSDLLRQLEEAESQVSQLSKIKISLTTQLEDTKRLADEESRERATLLGKFRNLEHDLDNLREQVEEEAEGKADLQRQLSKANAEAQVWRSKYESDGVARSEELEEAKRKLQARLAEAEETIESLNQKCIGLEKTKQRLSTEVEDLQLEVDRANAIANAAEKKQKAFDKIIGEWKLKVDDLAAELDASQKECRNYSTELFRLKGAYEEGQEQLEAVRRENKNLADEVKDLLDQIGEGGRNIHEIEKARKRLEAEKDELQAALEEAEAALEQEENKVLRAQLELSQVRQEIDRRIQEKEEEFENTRKNHQRALDSMQASLEAEAKGKAEALRMKKKLEADINELEIALDHANKANAEAQKNIKRYQQQLKDIQTALEEEQRARDDAREQLGISERRANALQNELEESRTLLEQADRGRRQAEQELADAHEQLNEVSAQNASISAAKRKLESELQTLHSDLDELLNEAKNSEEKAKKAMVDAARLADELRAEQDHAQTQEKLRKALEQQIKELQVRLDEAEANALKGGKKAIQKLEQRVRELENELDGEQRRHADAQKNLRKSERRIKELSFQSEEDRKNHERMQDLVDKLQQKIKTYKRQIEEAEEIAALNLAKFRKAQQELEEAEERADLAEQAISKFRAKGRAGSVGRGASPAPRATSVRPQFDGLAFPPRFDLAPENEF from the exons ATGCCGAAGCCAGCCGCTAGCCAGGAGGATGAGGATCCCACCCCATACCTGTTCGTGTCTTTGGAACAAAGACGTATCGATCAATCGAAACCCTATGATTCGAAGAAGAACTGTTGGGTGCCCGACGAGAAGGAGGGTTATCTCCTTGGTGACATCAAGGCTACCAAGGGTGATATCGTCTCCGTCGGTCTGCCTGGTGGAGAG acCAAAGACTTCAAGAAAGATCAGCTCCAGCAGGTGAACCCTCCGAAATACGAAAAAGCTGAGGATATGTCTAACTTGACATACCTTAACGATGCCTCTGTGCTCCATAACTTGAGGCAGAGATACTACAACAAGCTCATCTAT ACCTACTCCGGTCTTTTCTGCGTTGCCATCAATCCTTACAAGCGCTACCCCGTCTATACCAACCGTTGCGCTAAGATGTACCGTGGCAAGCGCCGTAATGAGGTGCCACCCCATATTTTCGCCATCTCTGACGGTGCCTACGTCGACATGTTGACCAACCACGTGAATCAATCCATGTTGATTACCGGTGAGTCTGGTGCTGGTAAGACTGAGAACACGAAGAAGGTCATTGCGTACTTCGCCACTGTCGGCGCTTCGACCAAGAAGGATGAGTCCCAGAAGAACAAGGGCTCCCTTGAGGATCAGGTTGTGCAAACTAACCCTGTGCTTGAGGCCTTCGGTAACGCCAAGACCGTGCGTAACGATAACTCCTCTCGTTTC GGTAAATTCATCCGTATTCACTTCGGCCCCACCGGTAAACTGGCTGGTGCTGATATTGAGACCT ATCTGTTGGAGAAGGCTCGTGTCATCTCTCAGCAATCTCTGGAGCGCTCCTACCACATCTTCTACCAGATCATGTCTGGTGCCGTCGCTGGTGTTAAAG ACTACTGTCTGCTATCGAACAACATTTACGATTATCGCATTGTATCACAAGGCAAAACGACCATACCAAGTGTTAATGATGCCGAAGAATGGGTCGCCGTGGAT CAAGCCTTCGACATCTTGGGCTTCACCAAGCAGGAGAAGGAGGATGTGTACCGCATCACCGCCGCTGTCATGCACATGGGTGGCATGAAGTTCAAGCAACGTGGTCGCGAGGAGCAGGCTGAGCAGGACGGTGAAGAGGAGGGTGGCCGTGTGTCTAAGCTGTTCGGCTGCGACACCGCTGAGCTGTACAAGAACTTGCTCAAGCCCCGCATCAAGGTCGGTAACGAGTTCGTCACCCAGGGCCGTAACGTCCAGCAGGTCACCAACTCCATCGGTGCTCTGTGCAAGGGTGTCTTCGATCGTCTCTTCAAATGGCTGGTCAAGAAGTGTAACGAGACTCTGGATACCAAGCAGAAGCGTCAGCATTTCATTGGTGTGCTGGATATTGCTGGTTTTGAAATCTTCGAC TACAACGGTTTCGAACAATTGTGCATCAATTTCACTAACGAAAAACTGCAACAATTCTTCAACCATCACATGTTTGTTTTGGAACAAGAAGAATATCAACGCGAGGGCATCGAATGGACCTTCATTGATTTCGGCATGGATCTGCAATTGTGTATTGATTTGATTGAAAAG CCTATGGGTATCTTGTCCATCCTGGAAGAAGAGTCTATGTTCCCCAAGGCCACCGATCAGACCTTCTCGGAGAAGTTGACCAACACCCATTTGGGCAAGTCAGCTCCATTCCAGAAGCCCAAGCCACCAAAGCCCGGCCAGCAGGCTGCTCACTTTGCCATTGGCCATTATGCTGGTGTTGTCGCCTATAACATCACCGGTTGGTTGGAGAAGAACAAGGATCCTCTGAACGACACTGTTGTCGACCAGTTCAAGAAGTCGCAGAACAAGCTGCTCATCGAAATCTTCGCTGATCATGCTGGTCAGTCCGGTGGCGGTGAACAGGCTAAGGGCGGTCGTGGCAAGAAGGGTGGTGGCTTCGCTACCGTCTCGTCGGCCTACAAGGAGCAGTTGAACAGCTTGATGACCACTCTGCGTTCGACACAGCCTCACTTCGTCCGTTGCATCATTCCCAACGAGATGAAACAACCTGGCGTGGTTGATGCCCACTTGGTCATGCACCAGCTGACTTGTAACGGTGTGCTTGAAGGTATCCGTATTTGCCGTAAAGGTTTCCCCAACAGAATGGTCTACCCCGATTTCAAGATGCG TTATATGATTCTGGCACCAGCTGTCATGGCAGCCGAAAAACTGCCAAAGAACGCTGCCACCAAATGTTTGGAAGCCGTTGGACTGGACGCAGACTTGTATCGCATTGGTAACACCAAG GTGTTCTTCCGTGCCGGTGTCCTGGGTCAGATGGAAGAGTTCCGTGATGAGCGTTTGGGCAAGATCATGTCCTGGATGCAAGCCTGGGCTCGTGGTTACCTGGCCCGTAAGGGCTTCAAGAAGCTGCAGGAGCAGCGTGTTGCCCTCAAGGTCGTCCAGCGCAATCTGCGCAAATACCTGCAGCTGCGTACCTGGCCCTGGTACAAACTGTGGCAGAAGATCAAGCCTCTGCTCAACGTCAGCCGTATTGAGGATGAGATTGCC CGTCTGGAAGAGAAGGCCAAGAAGGCTGAGGAACTGCATGCCGCTGAAGTGAAAGTGCGCAAGGAATTGGAGGCTCTGAACGCCAAGTTGTTGGCTGAGAAGACCGCTCTGTTGGACTCTCTGTCCGGCGAGAAGGGTCAGCTGCAGGACTTCCAGGAACGCAACGCTAAGTTGCAGGCCCAGAAGAACGACCTCGAGAACCAGCTGCGC GACATCCAAGAGCGCCTGACTCAGGAGGAAGATGCCCGCAACCAGCTGTtccagcagaagaagaaggccGACCAGGAGATCTCTGGCCTGAAGAAGGACATCGAGGATCTGGAGCTGAACATCCAGAAGGCCGAGCAAGATAAGGCCACCAAGGATCACCAGATCCGCAACTTGAACGACGAGATCGCCCACCAGGATGAGCTCATCAACAAGTTGAACAAGGAGAAGAAGATGCAGGGCGAGAGCAACCAGAAGACTGGTGAGGAACTGCAGGCCGCCGAGGACAAGATCAACCACTTGAACAAGGTTAAGGCTAAGCTCGAGCAGACCCTCGACGAACTCGAGGATTCTCTGGAGCGTGAGAAGAAGGTGCGCGGTGATGTTGAGAAGTCCAAGCGCAAGGTTGAGGGTGACCTCAAGCTGACCCAGGAGGCTGTTGCCGATCTGGAGCGCAACAAGAAGGAGTTGGAGCAGACCATCCAGCGCAAGGACAAGGAACTGTCCTCCATCACCGCCAAGCTCGAAGACGAGCAGGTCGTTGTTGGCAAGCACCAGCGCCAGATCAAGGAACTGCAGGCCCGCATCGAGGAGCTCGAGGAGGAGGTCGAGGCCGAGCGTCAAGCCCGCGCCAAGGCCGAGAAGCAGCGCGCCGATTTGGCTCGTGAGCTCGAGGAATTGGGTGAGCGTCTGGAAGAGGCTGGCGGTGCCACCTCTGCCCAGATTGAGCTCAACAAGAAGCGTGAGGCTGAGCTGAGCAAGCTGCGTCGCGATCTTGAGGAGGCCAACATCCAGCACGAATCCACCCTGGCTAACCTGCGCAAAAAGCACAACGATGCCGTCGCCGAGATGGCTGAGCAGGTTGATCAGCTCAACAAGCTGAAGGCCAA GGCTGAGCACGATCGTCAGACTTGCCACAACGAGTTGAATCAAACTCGTACCGCCTGCGATCAGTTGGCACGCGATAAG GCCGCCCAGGAGAAGATCgccaagcagctgcagcacacCCTCAACGAGGTCCAATCGAAATTGGATGAGACCAACAGGACTCTGAACGATTTCGATGCCAGCAAGAAGAAGCTGTCCATTGAGAACTCCGACCTGCTCCGCCAATTGGAGGAAGCCGAGTCCCAGGTGTCTCAGCTGTCCAAGATCAAGATCTCCTTGACCACCCAGCTGGAGGATACCAAGCGTCTGGCCGACGAAGAGTCGCGCGAGCGTGCCACCCTTTTGGGCAAGTTCCGCAACTTGGAGCACGACCTCGACAACTTGCGCGAGCAGGTTGAGGAGGAGGCTGAGGGCAAGGCTGATTTGCAGCGTCAACTCAGCAAGGCCAACGCCGAGGCTCAGGTCTGGCGCAGCAAGTACGAATCCGATGGTGTTGCCCGCTCTGAGGAGTTGGAGGAAGCCAAGAGGAAGCTGCAGGCCCGCCTTGCTGAGGCTGAGGAGACCATTGAGTCGCTCAACCAGAAGTGCATTGGCCTGGAGAAGACCAAGCAGCGTCTGTCCACCGAAGTCGAGGACTTGCAGCTGGAGGTCGACCGTGCCAACGCCATTGCCAACGCCGCCGAGAAGAAGCAGAAGGCATTCGACAAGATCATTGGCGAATGGAAGCTCAAGGTCGACGATTTGGCTGCTGAGCTCGATGCCTCCCAGAAGGAGTGCCGCAACTACTCCACCGAGTTGTTCCGTCTTAAGGGCGCCTACGAGGAAGGCCAGGAGCAGCTGGAGGCTGTCCGTCGTGAGAACAAGAACTTGGCTGATGAAGTCAAGGATCTGCTCGACCAGATCGGTGAGGGTGGCCGCAACATCCATGAGATCGAGAAGGCCCGCAAGCGCCTGGAAGCCGAAAAGGACGAGCTCCAGGCTGCTCTTGAGGAAGCTGAGGCTGCTCTTGAACAGGAGGAGAACAAGGTGCTCCGCGCCCAGCTGGAGCTGTCCCAGGTGCGCCAGGAAATCGACCGCCGCATCCAGGAGAAGGAAGAGGAATTCGAGAACACCCGCAAGAACCACCAGCGCGCTCTCGACTCCATGCAAGCCTCCCTTGAGGCTGAGGCCAAGGGTAAGGCTGAGGCCCTCCGCATGAAGAAGAAGTTGGAAGCCGACATCAACGAATTGGAGATTGCTCTGGATCATGCCAACAAG GCTAACGCCGAGGCCCAGAAGAACATCAAGCGCTACCAACAGCAGCTCAAGGACATCCAGACCGCCCTTGAGGAAGAACAGAGAGCCCGTGACGATGCCCGTGAACAGCTGGGTATCTCTGAGCGTCGTGCCAACGCTCTGCAGAACGAACTCGAGGAGTCCCGCACTCTGCTGGAGCAGGCCGACCGCGGCCGTCGCCAGGCCGAGCAGGAACTGGCCGATGCCCACGAACAGTTGAACGAAGTTTCCGCCCAGAACGCTTCCATCTCCGCTGCCAAGAGGAAGTTGGAGTCTGAGCTCCAGACTCTGCACTCTGACCTGGATGAGCTCCTCAACGAAGCCAAGAACTCCGAGGAGAAGGCCAAGAAGGCTATGGTTGATGCCGCCCGCCTGGCTGATGAGCTCCGCGCTGAGCAGGATCATGCCCAGACCCAGGAGAAATTGAGGAAGGCCCTTGAGCAGCAGATCAAGGAACTGCAGGTCCGTCTGGATGAGGCTGAGGCCAACGCTCTTAAGGGTGGCAAGAAGGCTATCCAGAAGTTGGAGCAGCGCGTCCGCGAGCTCGAGAACGAGCTGGATGGTGAGCAGAGGAGACACGCCGATGCCCAGAAGAACTTGCGCAAGTCCGAGCGTCGCATCAAGGAGTTGAGCTTCCAGTCTGAGGAGGACCGCAAGAACCACGAGCGCATGCAGGATCTGGTTGACAAGCTGCAACAGAAGATCAAGACATACAAGAGGCAGATTGAGGAGGCTGAGGAAATCGCTGCCCTCAACTTGGCCAAATTCCGCAAGGCCCAGCAGGAGCTCGAGGAAGCTGAGGAGCGTGCCGATCTGGCTGAACAGGCCATTAGCAAATTCCGCGCCAAGGGACGTGCCGGTTCTGTCGGTCGTGGTGCCAGCCCAGCG CCCCGTGCGACATCCGTTAGGCCACAATTCGACGGATTGGCTTTCCCACCAAGATTCGACCTTGCTCCTGAAAACGAATTCTAA